In Nicotiana tabacum cultivar K326 chromosome 21, ASM71507v2, whole genome shotgun sequence, one DNA window encodes the following:
- the LOC107799838 gene encoding protein VASCULATURE COMPLEXITY AND CONNECTIVITY-like, translated as MAKVFGIFACLVIVALDAVAGLLGIKAEGAQNQEKHMKLWLFECKEPSHDAFILGLAAAGLLGAAHILANLVGGCSLYCTSDEIQKAPPSRQLSLACLLFTWIILAGGMGMLVIGTMANNRSRASCGFGHRHFFSIGGILCFVHAIFSVAYYATSTMTLA; from the exons ATGGCAAAGGTATTTGGAATTTTTGCATGTTTAGTAATTGTGGCTTTAGATGCTGTAGCTGGACTTCTTGGAATTAAAGCCGAAGGAGCTCAAAACCAG GAAAAACACATGAAACTATGGTTGTTCGAGTGTAAAGAGCCAAGCCATGATGCATTTATATTAGGTTTAGCTGCAGCAGGTCTTTTAGGAGCAGCTCATATTCTTGCCAACCTCGTCGGAGGGTGCAGCCTCTACTGTACTAGCGATGAGATTCAGAAAGCACCCCCAAGCAGACAATTATCACTCGCTTGTCTTCTTTTCACTTG GATTATACTGGCAGGAGGAATGGGAATGCTAGTGATTGGGACAATGGCAAACAACAGGTCGAGAGCttcctgtgggttcggtcatcgTCATTTTTTCTCAATTGGTGGAATTTTGTGTTTCGTACATGCCATTTTTTCTGTTGCCTACTACGCCACATCTACTATGACTCTTGCATAG
- the LOC107799839 gene encoding blue copper protein 1a-like, which produces MAMLRTLLSLAAIAMVLNSAMAANHTVGGNGGWSQGADYKTWAASETFLVGDNLIFSYGLSHDVLEVTKADYDSCATTNAISTNGGGMTVIALSSLGRRYFICGTGGHCASGMKLEVNTIATASPPPAAAPPVLPPASTPSTTAVISSPTKSPASSPSPKSSAPSPKLAPKISPVSNPSSPTVDAPALPPSGASVPTPSLPSSANKIGVIAGSTVGFGFVVTMTFIL; this is translated from the exons ATGGCAATGCTAAGAACATTATTGAGCTTGGCAGCCATAGCCATGGTGCTTAATTCAGCCATGGCCGCAAATCACACAGTGGGAGGTAATGGTGGATGGAGTCAGGGCGCTGATTATAAAACATGGGCTGCATCCGAAACTTTCTTAGTTGGTGATAATTTGA TATTTTCGTATGGTCTAAGCCACGATGTGCTTGAAGTTACAAAAGCTGATTATGATTCTTGCGCGACAACAAATGCAATATCAACAAATGGTGGTGGGATGACTGTCATTGCTCTATCTTCTCTAGGCAGAAGATACTTCATTTGTGGAACTGGTGGACATTGTGCCTCAGGAATGAAACTTGAAGTCAACACAATTGCCACAGCTTCTCCACCGCCTGCAGCCGCACCTCCGGTTCTGCCACCAGCATCGACACCTTCCACCACCGCAGTGATCAGTTCCCCTACTAAGTCCCCTGCTTCATCACCATCTCCCAAATCTTCAGCGCCGTCGCCAAAACTTGCACCTAAAATTTCCCCTGTTAGTAATCCATCATCCCCTACTGTTGACGCTCCTGCATTGCCTCCTTCTGGTGCTTCTGTTCCGACGCCATCTCTCCCGTCATCAGCTAATAAAATTGGCGTCATTGCTGGTTCTACTGTGGGATTTGGCTTCGTTGTTACGATGACGTTCATTCTTTAA